In Streptomyces canus, one DNA window encodes the following:
- a CDS encoding helix-turn-helix domain-containing protein encodes MSPAPVVSVGARIRQARLERGLGLRALAREVGVSASLVSQIETGKSQPSVSTLYAITTALGISVESLFEVRETAAAASSATVLHALAAFSADPGRRIGPLVTPGERDVLELDSGVVWERLGHVPGTDVDFLLVTYRPGGSSSGSGGLMRHTGTEYGYLTSGELVLTLGFDEQVLHPGDAVSFESTTPHRYRNDGDVPAVGVWFVSSQTVQ; translated from the coding sequence GTGTCCCCTGCCCCCGTGGTGTCGGTCGGCGCACGCATTCGGCAGGCGCGTCTGGAGCGCGGCCTGGGTCTGCGCGCCCTGGCCCGCGAGGTCGGCGTCTCCGCGAGCCTGGTCTCCCAGATAGAGACCGGGAAGAGCCAGCCCTCGGTCAGCACCCTGTACGCCATCACCACCGCTCTCGGCATCTCCGTCGAATCCCTCTTCGAGGTGCGGGAGACCGCCGCGGCGGCGAGTTCGGCCACCGTCCTGCACGCCCTGGCGGCCTTCTCGGCCGACCCCGGCCGACGCATCGGCCCCCTGGTCACGCCCGGTGAGCGGGATGTGCTGGAACTGGACTCCGGCGTCGTGTGGGAGCGGCTCGGGCACGTCCCCGGCACGGACGTCGACTTCCTGCTCGTCACCTACCGGCCCGGCGGTTCCTCCTCCGGTTCGGGTGGCCTGATGCGGCACACGGGGACGGAGTACGGCTATCTGACCTCCGGCGAACTCGTCCTCACCCTCGGCTTCGACGAGCAGGTCCTGCACCCCGGCGACGCCGTCAGTTTCGAGTCCACGACCCCGCACCGCTACCGCAACGACGGCGACGTACCGGCCGTGGGGGTCTGGTTCGTGTCGAGCCAAACTGTTCAGTGA
- a CDS encoding sensor histidine kinase, which translates to MKSVSARGCAGGAGIGALFAAAFVDVAYSTEGDGPSWPLAATLLLGSVAVLWPAARHPRRLTPQLRTTVPAVASLVCTVDSVARSGVLFGPGEPAILLCLLFVAVRHCPRNWVVACAALDGAAVLALPVRPFLAEQDTMLGFMLIGLLLVGLTIAFAAYLRSQDYRRTVAVSETRRAERLAVAADLHDFVAHHVTGILVQTQVARMMADTGAEELDPVLAGIERAATEALASMRRTVGVLRETDDPADRRPVGDLAGVAGLIEGFASPVQKAILQRETSVPDDLPHEVQAAAFRVVQEALTNVRRHAADATQVTVGLRYERSRLRVSVSDDGRGAGQLPAAAHGGGFGLVGLKERVTALGGELHAGPRAEYGWEVRADFPG; encoded by the coding sequence ATGAAGTCCGTATCCGCCCGGGGTTGCGCGGGCGGCGCCGGTATCGGCGCGCTGTTCGCGGCCGCGTTCGTCGACGTGGCCTACTCGACCGAGGGCGACGGTCCCTCCTGGCCGTTGGCCGCGACCCTGCTGCTCGGCAGCGTCGCCGTGCTGTGGCCGGCCGCCCGGCACCCGCGTCGGCTCACCCCTCAGCTGCGTACGACCGTGCCGGCCGTCGCCTCCCTGGTCTGCACGGTGGACTCGGTGGCGCGCTCCGGCGTCCTGTTCGGCCCGGGCGAGCCGGCGATCCTGCTGTGCCTGCTGTTCGTCGCCGTACGGCACTGTCCGCGCAACTGGGTCGTGGCGTGCGCCGCGCTCGACGGGGCCGCCGTGCTGGCGCTTCCGGTACGGCCCTTTCTGGCCGAGCAGGACACCATGCTGGGGTTCATGCTGATCGGGTTGCTCCTGGTCGGCCTCACGATCGCGTTCGCCGCGTATCTGCGCTCGCAGGACTACCGGCGGACCGTCGCCGTCAGCGAGACCCGGCGGGCCGAACGTCTGGCCGTCGCCGCCGACCTGCACGACTTCGTCGCCCATCATGTCACCGGCATCCTGGTGCAGACCCAGGTGGCCCGCATGATGGCGGACACCGGCGCCGAGGAACTCGACCCGGTCCTCGCGGGTATCGAGCGTGCCGCGACCGAGGCGCTGGCGTCGATGCGCCGGACGGTCGGGGTCCTGCGCGAGACCGACGACCCGGCCGACCGCCGCCCGGTGGGCGACCTCGCGGGTGTCGCCGGTCTCATCGAGGGTTTCGCGAGCCCCGTCCAGAAGGCCATCCTGCAGCGCGAGACGTCGGTGCCCGACGACCTTCCGCACGAGGTGCAGGCGGCCGCGTTCCGGGTGGTGCAGGAGGCCCTGACCAACGTACGGCGGCACGCGGCCGATGCCACCCAGGTCACCGTCGGGCTGCGCTACGAACGGTCCCGTCTGCGGGTGTCCGTGTCCGACGACGGACGCGGCGCCGGCCAGTTGCCTGCGGCGGCGCACGGGGGCGGCTTCGGACTCGTCGGCCTGAAGGAACGAGTGACCGCACTCGGCGGCGAACTGCACGCGGGGCCGCGGGCGGAGTACGGGTGGGAGGTGCGGGCGGACTTTCCGGGATGA
- a CDS encoding response regulator transcription factor, translating into MTRPTPPAAPIRVLIADDQDMVRTGFRFFLDAQPDITVVAEAADGETAVRLAREVRPDVCLLDIRMPKLDGLEATRLLAGPGLADPMRVVVVTTFDLDEYVYGALRGGACGFLLKDSGPTLLAEAVRAAAAGDSLVSPSVTVRLLRHVTADPAPEPVTAPRPRPATEPLTDRELDVVHLVALGRTNAEIAAELYVSLSTVKTHLSSIQLKLAARNRVEIAAWAWQNGHARREG; encoded by the coding sequence ATGACGCGCCCCACCCCGCCGGCAGCGCCCATCCGCGTGCTGATCGCCGACGACCAGGACATGGTCCGTACCGGCTTCCGCTTCTTCCTGGACGCGCAGCCGGACATCACCGTGGTCGCCGAGGCCGCCGACGGGGAGACGGCGGTGCGGCTGGCCAGGGAGGTCCGGCCCGACGTGTGTCTGCTGGACATCCGGATGCCGAAGCTGGACGGGCTGGAGGCGACGCGACTGCTGGCGGGGCCCGGCCTCGCCGATCCGATGCGCGTGGTCGTGGTCACCACTTTCGATCTCGACGAGTACGTCTACGGCGCGCTGCGCGGCGGTGCCTGCGGGTTCCTGCTGAAGGACTCCGGGCCCACCCTCCTCGCCGAGGCGGTCCGGGCCGCCGCGGCCGGCGACTCACTGGTCTCCCCCTCGGTCACCGTCCGCCTGCTCCGGCACGTCACGGCGGACCCGGCGCCTGAGCCGGTCACCGCGCCCCGCCCCCGCCCTGCCACCGAGCCCCTGACCGACCGTGAGCTCGACGTGGTCCACCTGGTCGCCCTCGGCCGCACGAACGCCGAAATCGCCGCCGAGCTGTACGTCTCCCTCTCCACGGTCAAGACCCACCTCTCCAGCATCCAGCTCAAACTGGCCGCACGGAACCGCGTGGAGATCGCGGCCTGGGCCTGGCAGAACGGGCACGCGCGGAGGGAGGGCTGA
- a CDS encoding SAM-dependent methyltransferase encodes MSESHTPSGASARLNTGVAHNARVWNYWIGGKDNYEVDQRVGDHVAGMFPIIQEIARADRWFLGRSVRFLTEEQGIRQFLDIGTGLPTVDNTHEIAQRIAPDARIVYVDNDPIVLVHARTLLTSTPEGVTDYIDADVHDPAAILERAAQTLDLSKPVAVMMLGILNFVLDTEEARRIAREVMAAMPAGSHLALTHPTFDADLGGEGQIPAMKFWNENATPPITARSGEDIATFFEGLDLLEPGLVSCSQWRAESDSPVVVPQFGAVAVKP; translated from the coding sequence GTGAGCGAGAGCCACACCCCGTCGGGTGCGTCGGCGAGGCTGAACACAGGTGTGGCGCACAACGCGCGCGTGTGGAACTACTGGATCGGCGGCAAGGACAACTACGAGGTCGACCAGCGGGTCGGTGATCATGTCGCCGGGATGTTCCCGATCATCCAGGAGATCGCCCGCGCGGACCGCTGGTTCCTGGGCCGCTCGGTGCGCTTCCTCACCGAGGAGCAGGGCATCCGGCAGTTCCTCGACATCGGCACCGGGCTGCCGACGGTGGACAACACCCACGAGATCGCCCAGCGCATCGCCCCCGACGCGCGGATCGTCTACGTCGACAACGACCCGATCGTGCTGGTCCACGCCCGCACCCTGCTGACCAGCACCCCCGAGGGCGTCACGGACTACATCGACGCCGACGTCCACGACCCGGCCGCGATCCTCGAACGCGCCGCGCAGACCCTGGACCTGAGCAAGCCGGTCGCGGTGATGATGCTCGGCATCCTCAACTTCGTCCTCGACACCGAGGAGGCCCGGCGGATCGCGCGGGAGGTCATGGCCGCGATGCCCGCCGGCAGCCATCTGGCCCTGACGCACCCCACGTTCGACGCCGACCTCGGCGGCGAGGGCCAGATCCCGGCCATGAAGTTCTGGAACGAGAACGCCACTCCGCCGATCACGGCCCGCAGCGGCGAGGACATCGCCACGTTCTTCGAGGGACTCGACCTCCTCGAACCGGGCCTGGTCTCCTGCTCGCAGTGGCGTGCCGAGTCCGACTCCCCGGTCGTGGTACCGCAGTTCGGCGCGGTGGCCGTGAAACCGTGA
- a CDS encoding glutamine synthetase family protein encodes MTTLADPVPGGRPGDVDRATALSDELADKGVHGVVLAYVDTAGICRVKTIPTAKLSSAAAWGVGMSPVFDTFLANDSIVTTDTLGSPDGDLRLYPDLDRLVALAGQPGWSWAPVDRITQEGERHPGCSRTVLRRIVTEAAERHGITFKAGVEIEWAVGRGPVADGDFVPAVSGPAYGATRQIELGDYAADLLAACAEQDIEVEQLHPEYAAGQFEISTSALDPVAAADVSVLVRQTIRAVSQRHGLVVSFAPAVFAEGVGNGGHLHLSAWHEGVNLHSGGKGRYGMTREAESFVAGVLAHLHALTALTAPSPASYLRLQPSQWAGVFTAWGRETREAAVRIITGTAGRTDRAANLELKPVDLAANPYLAFTGLIAAGLDGLTSAMPLPREITGDPALLAADRATAMGVRRLPTSLSQAVRAFRADEQLRAALGPVLADAVVAVRFGESDSVADLDDEQIAAAYRWKY; translated from the coding sequence ATGACCACCCTTGCCGACCCCGTGCCCGGCGGCCGTCCCGGTGACGTGGACCGGGCCACCGCGCTGAGCGACGAGCTGGCCGACAAAGGCGTGCACGGCGTGGTCCTGGCCTACGTCGACACCGCGGGCATCTGCCGGGTGAAGACGATCCCGACGGCGAAGCTGTCCTCCGCCGCGGCCTGGGGCGTGGGCATGTCGCCGGTGTTCGACACGTTCCTGGCGAACGACTCCATCGTCACGACCGACACCCTGGGCTCCCCCGACGGCGATCTGCGCCTCTACCCGGACCTCGACCGGCTCGTGGCGCTGGCCGGGCAGCCCGGCTGGTCCTGGGCGCCGGTCGACCGGATCACACAGGAGGGCGAGCGGCATCCGGGCTGCTCCCGCACGGTCCTCAGGCGGATCGTCACCGAGGCCGCCGAGCGGCACGGGATCACCTTCAAGGCGGGCGTCGAGATCGAGTGGGCGGTGGGCCGGGGCCCGGTGGCGGACGGTGACTTCGTGCCCGCCGTGTCGGGACCGGCGTACGGCGCCACCCGGCAGATCGAGCTCGGCGACTACGCGGCCGACCTGCTGGCGGCGTGCGCCGAGCAGGACATCGAGGTCGAACAGCTCCATCCCGAGTACGCGGCCGGGCAGTTCGAGATCTCGACAAGCGCCCTGGACCCGGTGGCGGCGGCCGACGTCAGCGTGCTCGTACGGCAGACGATCCGGGCGGTGTCCCAGCGGCACGGGCTGGTCGTCTCCTTCGCCCCGGCGGTCTTCGCGGAGGGCGTCGGCAACGGCGGCCATCTCCACCTCTCCGCCTGGCACGAGGGCGTGAACCTGCACTCGGGCGGCAAGGGCCGGTACGGCATGACACGCGAGGCCGAGTCGTTCGTCGCGGGTGTCCTCGCCCATCTGCACGCGCTCACGGCCCTGACCGCGCCGAGCCCGGCCAGCTATCTGCGTCTCCAACCCTCCCAGTGGGCCGGGGTGTTCACCGCCTGGGGCCGCGAGACCCGGGAGGCGGCCGTCCGGATCATCACCGGCACGGCGGGCCGGACCGACCGGGCCGCGAACCTGGAGCTGAAGCCGGTCGATCTGGCCGCCAACCCGTATCTCGCGTTCACCGGTCTGATCGCCGCCGGGCTCGACGGCCTGACCTCGGCCATGCCGCTGCCCAGGGAGATCACCGGCGATCCGGCCCTGCTCGCCGCCGACCGGGCCACCGCCATGGGCGTACGCCGACTGCCGACGTCCCTCTCCCAAGCGGTCCGGGCGTTCCGCGCCGACGAACAGCTGCGCGCCGCGCTGGGTCCGGTCCTCGCCGACGCCGTGGTCGCCGTGCGCTTCGGGGAGAGCGATTCCGTGGCCGACCTGGACGACGAGCAGATCGCGGCGGCGTACCGCTGGAAGTACTGA
- a CDS encoding amidohydrolase family protein, whose protein sequence is MSGRVHEALAAARLVDHHCHGVVVDGLDRTGFESLLTEGAAWPGISSFDSPVGVAVRRHCAPLLDLPRHAPPDAYLARRAELGPQEVNRRFLTAAGTDVFCVDTGYAPERLTTPAELAAAAGGTAYEIVRLEGVAEAVAARGVEPDAYGDEFRAAALEAVERPGVVAVKSVAAYRTGFDLDPARPSDAEVSRAAADWLAHGGRLADPVLVRHLLWTAVDLGLPLQLHTGFGDSDIRMHRVDPTHLTDWLHLTAGTIPVLLLHCWPYQRQAAYLAAVFEQVYLDVGLTLHYVGPARSRAILAEALEITPFRKLLYSSDAYGVAEFHLLGALSFRQGLAALLQERVDADELSLPDALRVAAWASGDNARRLYGLPAPSPVPPGERD, encoded by the coding sequence ATGAGCGGACGCGTCCACGAGGCCCTCGCCGCCGCCCGGTTGGTGGACCACCACTGCCACGGGGTCGTCGTCGACGGCCTCGACCGGACGGGCTTCGAGTCGCTGCTCACCGAGGGCGCGGCCTGGCCGGGGATCTCGTCCTTCGACAGCCCGGTCGGCGTGGCGGTCCGCCGGCACTGCGCACCCCTGCTGGACCTCCCGCGCCACGCGCCGCCCGACGCCTACCTGGCCCGCCGCGCGGAACTCGGCCCTCAGGAGGTCAACCGTCGCTTCCTGACCGCCGCGGGCACGGACGTGTTCTGCGTGGACACCGGGTACGCGCCGGAACGTCTCACCACACCGGCGGAGCTGGCAGCGGCCGCGGGCGGGACGGCGTACGAGATCGTGCGGCTGGAGGGTGTCGCGGAGGCGGTGGCGGCGCGCGGCGTGGAGCCGGACGCGTACGGGGACGAGTTCCGCGCGGCCGCTCTGGAGGCCGTGGAGCGGCCGGGTGTGGTGGCCGTGAAGTCGGTCGCCGCCTACCGCACCGGCTTCGACCTGGACCCGGCGCGCCCCTCGGACGCGGAGGTCTCCCGTGCCGCCGCCGACTGGCTCGCCCACGGTGGACGACTGGCCGATCCGGTTCTCGTACGGCATCTGCTGTGGACCGCCGTGGACCTGGGGCTGCCCCTCCAGTTGCACACCGGGTTCGGCGACAGCGACATCCGGATGCACCGCGTGGACCCGACCCACCTCACGGACTGGCTGCACCTGACCGCGGGCACGATCCCGGTCCTGCTGCTGCACTGCTGGCCGTATCAGCGGCAGGCCGCCTATCTGGCCGCGGTGTTCGAGCAGGTGTACCTCGACGTGGGCCTCACCCTGCACTACGTCGGCCCCGCACGGTCCCGGGCGATCCTGGCGGAGGCGCTGGAGATCACGCCGTTCCGCAAGCTGCTGTACAGCTCCGACGCGTACGGAGTGGCCGAATTCCATCTGCTCGGCGCGCTGTCGTTCCGGCAGGGACTGGCCGCACTGCTCCAGGAGCGGGTGGACGCCGACGAGCTGAGCCTGCCGGACGCGTTGCGCGTCGCGGCCTGGGCGAGCGGGGACAACGCCCGCCGCCTCTACGGACTTCCCGCCCCGTCCCCCGTCCCACCAGGCGAGCGCGACTGA
- a CDS encoding NUDIX hydrolase family protein produces the protein MSDLTETTPGWLSADDLEQARARMPILYVEAVPVRVDDSGEVTSVGLLLRIGPDGTVSRTLVSGRVLHHERVRDALLRHLEKDLGPVALPRISPSLQPFTVAEYFPTQGVTPYHDPRQHAVSLVYVVPVSGDCQPRQDALDLVWFSPQEALSPAVESEMPGGHGVLLKQALAHVGCAI, from the coding sequence ATGTCTGACTTGACCGAAACCACGCCCGGCTGGCTGAGCGCCGACGATCTCGAGCAGGCCCGCGCCCGGATGCCCATCCTGTACGTCGAGGCCGTGCCCGTGCGCGTCGACGACAGCGGCGAAGTCACCAGCGTCGGCCTGCTGCTGCGCATCGGACCCGACGGAACGGTCAGCCGGACTCTCGTCTCCGGCCGCGTTCTGCACCACGAGCGGGTCCGGGACGCCCTGTTGCGCCACCTGGAGAAGGACCTGGGCCCTGTCGCCCTGCCCCGGATCTCGCCCTCCCTGCAGCCCTTCACGGTGGCGGAGTACTTCCCCACTCAGGGGGTCACGCCCTACCACGACCCGCGCCAGCACGCGGTGTCCCTCGTCTACGTCGTCCCGGTGAGCGGCGACTGCCAGCCCCGCCAGGACGCCCTGGACCTGGTGTGGTTCAGTCCGCAGGAGGCCCTGTCACCGGCGGTGGAGAGCGAGATGCCCGGCGGTCACGGGGTGCTGCTCAAGCAGGCGCTGGCCCACGTGGGCTGCGCGATCTGA
- a CDS encoding DUF2218 domain-containing protein: MPRSEARVATDRPHRYAKQLASHLGRRSRTTWDEESGEGSLLFQNGGKGSLTATEGALLLRLETESEHLDLLEGVVGSHLVRFGSKDELVVEWTRDSGESGTTQRKETD, translated from the coding sequence ATGCCCCGCTCCGAAGCCCGCGTCGCCACCGACCGCCCGCACCGCTACGCCAAGCAGCTCGCCTCGCACCTCGGGCGTCGCAGCCGCACCACGTGGGACGAGGAGAGCGGTGAGGGCAGCCTGCTCTTCCAGAACGGAGGCAAGGGCTCCCTCACCGCCACCGAAGGTGCGCTGCTGCTGAGGCTGGAGACGGAGTCCGAGCACCTCGACCTCCTCGAGGGTGTCGTCGGCAGCCACCTGGTCCGCTTCGGCAGCAAGGACGAACTCGTCGTCGAGTGGACGCGGGACAGCGGCGAGTCCGGTACGACGCAGCGCAAGGAGACCGACTGA
- a CDS encoding carbohydrate kinase family protein gives MNAQNVVTMGVHVLDVLVRPVEEIPEGQGATLVEDIRMTAAGTAAGTALTLAKLGASVRTAGAIGTDPTGDLLTQLLDKAGIDTELLVRRIDTSTSATVLPIRPNGDRPTLHLLGANITYGLDDVPWDAVAEASHLHLGGPELIGAEVAARILAHAKDHGVTTSVDLLAPGELGTFDQIEPLLPYVDFLLPNEDQVLGFSEEEDLVTGAKKFLAGGVGLVAVTRGGDGALLVTAEGTETIPAFEVDVVDTTGCGDAFSAGFLRGVGLGRTPREAAILGSAAAALVAQGLGSDHGDFDLAEADEFSMTSKTRA, from the coding sequence ATGAACGCACAGAACGTCGTCACCATGGGCGTGCACGTGCTGGACGTGCTGGTACGGCCGGTCGAGGAGATACCCGAGGGCCAGGGCGCGACCCTGGTCGAGGACATCCGCATGACCGCCGCCGGTACGGCCGCGGGCACCGCCCTCACCCTCGCCAAGCTGGGCGCCTCGGTGCGCACCGCCGGGGCGATCGGCACCGACCCGACGGGCGACCTGCTCACGCAGCTGCTCGACAAGGCGGGGATCGACACCGAGCTGCTCGTGCGCCGTATCGACACCTCCACCTCCGCGACCGTCCTGCCCATCCGCCCCAACGGTGACCGCCCCACCCTCCACCTGCTCGGCGCCAACATCACCTACGGCCTCGACGACGTGCCCTGGGACGCGGTCGCCGAGGCGAGCCACCTCCACCTCGGCGGCCCCGAGCTGATCGGCGCCGAGGTCGCCGCCCGCATCCTGGCGCACGCCAAGGACCACGGCGTCACCACCTCGGTGGACCTGCTCGCGCCGGGTGAGCTCGGCACCTTCGACCAGATCGAACCGCTGCTCCCGTACGTCGACTTCCTGCTCCCCAACGAGGACCAGGTCCTGGGCTTCAGCGAGGAAGAGGACCTGGTGACGGGGGCGAAGAAGTTCCTGGCCGGGGGAGTGGGCCTGGTCGCGGTCACCCGTGGCGGCGACGGCGCCCTCCTGGTCACCGCCGAGGGCACGGAGACCATCCCCGCCTTCGAGGTCGACGTCGTCGACACCACCGGCTGCGGCGACGCCTTCTCGGCGGGCTTCCTGCGCGGGGTGGGCCTGGGCCGTACGCCACGCGAGGCGGCGATCCTGGGCAGTGCCGCGGCGGCGCTGGTGGCGCAGGGCCTGGGCAGCGACCATGGCGACTTCGACCTGGCGGAGGCCGACGAGTTCTCCATGACGAGCAAGACCCGCGCCTGA
- a CDS encoding class II aldolase/adducin family protein: MTDSSPVLSEERAAVADACRRLGAEGLLIGTAGNVSVRVEDHVAITATGAVLAQLTPDQVTVVDLDGEIVAGSLLPTSELDLHLGVYRRYGTAAVVHTHAPMATALSLVLDELPCIHYQLLALGGTVRVAPYATFGTPELAESVLTALEGRGAALMANHGAVTHAPTLDKAVEHALLLEWACGVYQRAAALGQPRFLDEQQQIAVIEAALARNYGTTQSAQEGTR; this comes from the coding sequence ATGACCGACTCAAGCCCGGTGCTGAGCGAGGAGCGGGCCGCCGTGGCGGACGCCTGCCGCCGTCTGGGGGCCGAGGGCCTGCTCATCGGTACGGCGGGCAATGTCAGCGTACGGGTCGAGGACCACGTGGCGATCACCGCGACCGGCGCCGTCCTGGCCCAGCTCACCCCGGACCAGGTGACCGTGGTGGACCTCGACGGAGAGATCGTGGCCGGAAGCCTGCTGCCGACCTCGGAGCTCGACCTCCACCTGGGTGTCTACCGCCGCTACGGCACCGCCGCCGTCGTGCACACCCACGCCCCGATGGCCACCGCGCTCTCCCTCGTCCTCGACGAACTTCCCTGCATCCACTACCAGTTGCTGGCCCTCGGCGGCACCGTCCGGGTCGCGCCGTACGCCACCTTCGGCACCCCGGAACTCGCCGAGTCGGTCCTCACCGCGCTGGAGGGGCGCGGTGCGGCCCTGATGGCCAACCACGGCGCGGTCACCCACGCCCCGACGCTCGACAAGGCGGTCGAGCACGCGCTGCTCCTGGAGTGGGCCTGCGGTGTCTACCAGCGCGCGGCCGCCCTGGGGCAGCCCCGCTTCCTCGACGAACAGCAGCAGATCGCGGTGATCGAGGCCGCCCTCGCCCGCAACTACGGCACCACGCAATCCGCACAGGAGGGAACTCGATGA
- a CDS encoding TetR/AcrR family transcriptional regulator yields MAEPTPDAEPAAWVGALRRTPQQARSRARLARVLEAAERILVEEGVESLTTTRIASEARVSVGSLYQYLPDRGAIIDALAAGYFAKLEAAMDALVEAAAVERWEDPVGVLVDAYAEIYRTEHGFRALWFGSGLTERTRTADREHKRRMADGIRRILLVLQLAEDDETLARVCHAAILAADALAQEAFRRETKGDAALLEETKILLRGYLTDIAARYNGS; encoded by the coding sequence GTGGCTGAGCCCACCCCGGACGCCGAGCCGGCCGCGTGGGTCGGCGCCCTGCGCCGCACTCCCCAACAGGCCCGCAGCCGGGCCCGGTTGGCCAGGGTTCTCGAAGCCGCGGAACGCATCCTGGTCGAGGAGGGCGTCGAGTCGCTCACCACGACCCGGATCGCGTCCGAGGCGCGGGTCTCGGTCGGCTCGCTGTACCAGTACCTGCCCGACCGGGGGGCGATCATCGACGCGCTCGCGGCCGGCTACTTCGCCAAGCTGGAAGCGGCGATGGACGCGCTCGTCGAGGCCGCGGCCGTCGAGCGCTGGGAGGACCCGGTCGGCGTCCTCGTCGACGCGTACGCGGAGATCTACCGCACCGAACACGGCTTCCGCGCCCTGTGGTTCGGCAGCGGACTGACCGAGCGGACCCGGACCGCGGACCGCGAGCACAAGCGCCGGATGGCCGACGGGATCCGCCGCATCCTGCTCGTCCTGCAGCTCGCCGAGGACGACGAGACCCTGGCCCGCGTCTGCCACGCCGCGATCCTCGCCGCCGACGCCCTCGCCCAGGAGGCCTTCCGCCGGGAGACGAAGGGGGACGCGGCGCTGCTCGAGGAGACCAAGATCCTGCTGCGCGGTTATCTCACGGACATCGCGGCGCGGTACAACGGGTCCTGA
- a CDS encoding DUF1905 domain-containing protein, translating to MQLTFTGRVIEWRGPAPYYFVPVPDQESADIGEVARMATYGWGVIPVEARIGEVTFTTSLFPKDGGYLLPLKNAVRGPEGLGAGDDVRVEMTVRF from the coding sequence ATGCAGCTCACCTTCACCGGCCGGGTGATCGAATGGCGCGGCCCGGCGCCCTACTACTTCGTCCCGGTGCCCGACCAGGAGTCCGCCGACATCGGTGAGGTGGCCCGGATGGCCACCTACGGCTGGGGCGTGATCCCGGTCGAGGCCCGGATCGGCGAGGTCACCTTCACGACATCGCTGTTCCCGAAGGACGGCGGCTATCTGCTGCCGCTCAAGAACGCGGTGCGGGGGCCGGAGGGGCTGGGCGCGGGGGACGACGTGAGGGTGGAGATGACGGTCCGCTTCTAG
- a CDS encoding glycoside hydrolase family 43 protein: protein MPLHDPFVVADAETRTYYLYTSNEPSVSGVEGVGTMVYRSRNLRDWARPVVVFRTDEQEGIWARDGGWAPEVHAWGGRYYLFTTLHDESRVLPVPPAGRWGTPFQLPNHARGTITAVSDSLLGPFTAVDPSGPTPPERLMTLDGTLYVDPAGQPWMVYAHEWLQTVDGTMEAVRLAPDLTGTVGEPVFLFKGSDAFWLGEQIPAGVPHQLAPYVTDGPQLHRTPDGALLMLWSTYEKNTAGADGTVSGGYVQTYAVSTSGELTGPWEQRRPLVRDDSGHGMLFWTFDGRLMMILHRPFENARGKLYEMQVEGDELRVLRQCTDLDGDDLSA, encoded by the coding sequence ATGCCGTTGCACGATCCGTTCGTCGTCGCCGATGCCGAGACGCGGACGTACTACCTCTACACCTCCAACGAGCCGTCCGTGTCGGGGGTGGAGGGCGTCGGGACGATGGTCTACCGCAGTCGGAATCTGCGGGACTGGGCACGGCCCGTCGTCGTGTTCCGGACGGACGAGCAGGAGGGGATCTGGGCGCGGGACGGCGGGTGGGCACCGGAGGTGCACGCATGGGGTGGCAGGTACTACCTGTTCACCACGCTGCACGACGAAAGCCGGGTCCTGCCGGTGCCACCGGCCGGGCGGTGGGGCACCCCCTTCCAGCTGCCGAACCATGCGCGCGGCACGATCACCGCGGTGTCCGACTCGCTGCTCGGACCCTTCACCGCCGTCGACCCGTCCGGGCCCACTCCGCCCGAGCGTCTCATGACCCTCGACGGCACGCTCTACGTCGATCCGGCCGGGCAGCCCTGGATGGTGTACGCGCACGAGTGGCTGCAGACAGTCGACGGGACGATGGAGGCCGTCCGGCTGGCTCCCGATCTGACCGGGACGGTCGGCGAACCCGTCTTTCTGTTCAAGGGCTCGGACGCGTTCTGGCTCGGTGAGCAGATCCCCGCGGGCGTACCGCACCAGCTCGCGCCCTACGTCACCGACGGCCCGCAGCTCCACCGCACCCCTGACGGTGCCCTCCTCATGCTGTGGTCGACGTACGAGAAGAACACGGCCGGTGCGGACGGCACCGTCAGCGGCGGTTACGTGCAGACCTACGCCGTCTCCACGTCCGGTGAGCTGACCGGTCCTTGGGAGCAGCGCCGGCCGCTGGTCCGGGACGACAGCGGGCACGGGATGCTGTTTTGGACCTTCGACGGCCGGTTGATGATGATTCTTCACCGTCCCTTCGAGAACGCGCGCGGGAAGCTGTACGAGATGCAGGTCGAGGGTGACGAGCTGCGGGTGCTGCGGCAGTGCACCGACCTGGACGGCGACGACCTCAGCGCCTGA